In the genome of Halapricum salinum, one region contains:
- a CDS encoding Eco57I restriction-modification methylase domain-containing protein, with amino-acid sequence MSQTTLGGSPYTNAGLFADYYLRERVQDLDGWDCDGDAESAFDSLRSLYLDEQSLVDSYEEDELIDAWIDPVVEALGFEKISETTLPDGGGFVDGLLFEDADDRREAMKRKKGGDRRAAFARANAILEAKQWDADFDAEFSDQRNYRDASHQIKYYLERTPDDLAWGILTNGRKWRLYSTKDYETQIFYEIDLPNVLSSGDVEEFKYFFSFFRSAAFQETAGTTFLDTVWSESETAAEELGEDLQDNVFTALRVLGRGFVEHDDLDIDPDDEAALDELKEQSLVMLYRLMFVLYAESRGLIHPDDPDAEDEYEANFSLNAVRTEVFEKRQAGETFDEAYSEYSTRIWGRLADLFDLIDNGEESLGIPPYNGGLFDQDEHAFLTDHEVSDRHLAEVIYKLSTVENDEGQDVLADYADLDTRHLGSVYEGLLEHEFRIAPEQYAAVAEDGAQVWQPATEVSVADAVETVPEGGLYVVNDEGERKATGAYYTPDYVVTYIVEETVGPLVDDIEADLRERGLERSDVAYFRDLYDGVQDLRILDPAMGSGHFLTKATAYLTERVMEVVREQEQFDFPESEIRRTIAKECIYGVDLNGMAVELAKLSMWLETLAADKPLAFFDHHLKTGNSLVGSDITEVLADDTEENGGQLTLTQAFARVRQRTLEHVMDLMQELLAIDNEELADIKSMEELYDEIRDDPLYGRLFELANVHTAERFGLDVPEGSYEKMADAIEDSGDWAEIRERDWFTTAQAMGGEESFFHWELEFPEVFFDSEGEKMDSAGFDAVVGNPPYVEVGGEIENYLRTEYDVTEYFVDLFHGFIERAISLNANCGKLGYILPEPWLTIENRKKLRHHLLDNSRVEEIVRLDKDVFSSATVDSIMLIATTGAEPGQINVKRLEDITSSHAEQYVSIDQTGIMSMDSARIEVEQTAETQELLEKIRSVSIKLSEIADLAIGVQAYNSSKHSQEQIDNRVFHSNTKESDDYMPEIAGNDVSRYDIEFDGDSWIKYGEHLHDCRDIRYLEGPRLLVRQIPGSGRYKIHATYTEDTYCNYNTILNILSTEDYDPLFLLAVLNSSLMSWIFPKIANSVVSDNFPKLSVVDLENMPIPELNRGSSASERDFDTHALFNDKGSISEHSKKELHEILSELARNRIDQSEKKKVLNLSLLDHLGNYEAGQTLADIGLTQPPRDSADSILQQTAAERPNLRVGKATVERESDTTVEIRLTARYKPEDEDAHETDQWGYTETEPLPALRITDLTETEADLIAAFVPVAVDEAGGFADFRETATKTNSLVDRLRKLTLPRVRDVEAGLESYVETKRRAEDLEAKIERTDDLIDEIVYELYGLTEEEIAIVEEAVGD; translated from the coding sequence ATGAGTCAGACGACGCTGGGTGGCAGCCCCTATACGAACGCTGGACTCTTCGCTGACTACTATCTCCGCGAGCGGGTGCAGGATCTCGACGGCTGGGACTGTGACGGCGATGCGGAGTCGGCGTTCGACTCGCTTCGGAGCCTGTATCTGGACGAGCAGTCGCTGGTCGACTCCTACGAGGAAGACGAACTCATCGACGCGTGGATCGATCCGGTGGTCGAGGCGCTCGGCTTCGAGAAGATCTCGGAGACGACGCTGCCGGACGGTGGCGGGTTCGTCGACGGACTACTCTTCGAAGACGCCGACGACCGCCGGGAAGCGATGAAACGCAAGAAAGGCGGTGACAGGCGCGCGGCGTTCGCTCGTGCGAACGCGATCCTCGAAGCCAAGCAGTGGGACGCAGATTTCGACGCGGAGTTCAGCGATCAGCGAAACTACCGTGACGCCTCCCACCAGATCAAATACTACCTCGAACGGACGCCCGACGATCTGGCCTGGGGAATCCTGACCAACGGCCGCAAGTGGCGACTCTACAGCACGAAAGACTACGAGACCCAGATCTTCTACGAGATCGACCTCCCGAACGTCCTGTCCTCGGGCGACGTCGAGGAGTTCAAGTACTTCTTCTCGTTCTTCCGGTCGGCCGCGTTTCAGGAGACGGCCGGGACGACGTTTCTGGACACTGTCTGGTCCGAGAGCGAAACCGCCGCCGAGGAACTGGGCGAGGACCTGCAGGACAACGTCTTCACTGCGCTGCGTGTTCTGGGTCGTGGATTCGTCGAACACGACGACCTGGACATCGACCCCGACGACGAGGCCGCGCTGGACGAACTGAAAGAGCAGTCGCTGGTCATGCTGTATCGACTGATGTTCGTCCTCTACGCCGAGTCGCGCGGGCTGATCCACCCGGACGACCCCGACGCCGAAGACGAGTACGAGGCGAACTTCAGCCTGAACGCAGTCCGGACGGAGGTCTTCGAGAAGCGCCAGGCCGGCGAGACCTTCGACGAGGCATACAGCGAGTATTCGACCCGGATCTGGGGTCGGTTGGCCGATCTGTTCGACCTGATCGACAACGGCGAGGAGTCGCTGGGGATTCCGCCGTACAACGGTGGGCTGTTCGATCAGGACGAGCACGCGTTCCTGACCGATCACGAGGTTAGTGATCGGCACCTCGCGGAAGTGATCTACAAGCTCTCGACGGTCGAGAACGACGAGGGCCAGGACGTGCTGGCCGACTACGCCGACCTCGACACGCGACATCTGGGGTCGGTCTACGAGGGCCTGCTCGAACACGAGTTCCGGATCGCGCCCGAGCAGTACGCCGCCGTCGCCGAGGACGGCGCGCAGGTCTGGCAGCCCGCCACCGAGGTCTCGGTCGCCGACGCGGTCGAGACGGTGCCCGAGGGCGGCCTGTACGTCGTCAACGACGAGGGCGAGCGCAAGGCCACGGGGGCGTACTACACCCCCGACTACGTGGTGACGTACATCGTTGAGGAGACGGTCGGGCCGCTGGTCGACGACATCGAGGCCGACCTTCGCGAGCGGGGGCTCGAACGCAGCGACGTCGCGTACTTCCGGGACCTCTACGACGGGGTGCAGGACCTCCGAATCCTCGATCCGGCGATGGGCAGCGGCCACTTCCTGACCAAGGCGACGGCGTACCTGACCGAGCGCGTGATGGAGGTCGTGCGCGAGCAGGAGCAGTTCGACTTCCCCGAGTCGGAGATCCGCCGGACCATCGCCAAGGAGTGTATCTACGGCGTCGACCTCAACGGCATGGCCGTCGAACTGGCGAAACTGTCGATGTGGCTGGAGACGCTGGCGGCGGACAAGCCCCTGGCTTTCTTCGATCATCACCTCAAGACCGGGAACTCGCTGGTCGGGAGCGACATCACGGAGGTGCTGGCGGACGACACCGAGGAAAACGGCGGGCAGTTGACCCTCACCCAGGCGTTCGCGCGGGTGCGCCAGCGCACCCTGGAGCACGTCATGGACCTGATGCAGGAGTTGCTGGCCATCGACAACGAGGAACTGGCCGACATCAAGTCCATGGAGGAACTGTACGACGAGATCCGGGACGATCCCCTCTACGGGCGGCTGTTCGAGTTGGCCAACGTCCACACCGCCGAACGCTTCGGCCTAGACGTGCCCGAGGGATCGTATGAAAAGATGGCCGACGCCATCGAGGATAGCGGCGACTGGGCCGAGATTCGTGAGCGCGATTGGTTCACGACTGCGCAGGCGATGGGTGGGGAGGAATCGTTCTTCCACTGGGAACTGGAGTTCCCCGAGGTGTTCTTCGATTCGGAGGGCGAGAAGATGGACAGTGCCGGGTTCGATGCTGTCGTCGGGAATCCGCCGTATGTCGAAGTCGGTGGAGAGATTGAAAACTACTTGAGGACAGAATATGACGTGACAGAATATTTCGTCGACCTATTCCATGGATTCATTGAGCGAGCAATCTCTCTCAATGCCAACTGTGGAAAATTGGGTTATATTCTTCCTGAGCCATGGCTCACAATTGAAAATAGGAAAAAGCTACGCCACCATTTATTAGATAATTCAAGGGTCGAAGAAATAGTGCGGCTTGATAAAGATGTGTTCTCCTCAGCAACCGTTGACTCTATCATGCTTATAGCAACAACGGGGGCGGAGCCGGGCCAAATCAATGTAAAACGCTTAGAGGACATCACTTCCAGTCATGCGGAACAATACGTGTCTATTGATCAGACTGGAATAATGAGCATGGATTCCGCTCGCATCGAAGTTGAACAGACTGCTGAGACACAAGAATTGCTGGAGAAAATTCGGTCAGTCTCTATAAAACTGAGTGAAATAGCCGATCTTGCGATCGGTGTACAAGCCTACAATTCCTCAAAACATTCTCAGGAGCAGATAGACAATAGAGTATTCCATTCAAATACAAAAGAATCAGACGATTACATGCCTGAAATTGCAGGAAATGATGTATCTAGATATGACATAGAGTTTGATGGAGATAGCTGGATAAAATATGGGGAGCACCTGCATGATTGTCGTGATATTCGATATTTAGAGGGACCTCGGCTTCTAGTGCGGCAGATACCTGGGAGCGGTCGATATAAAATCCATGCTACATACACGGAAGACACTTACTGTAACTACAACACGATATTGAACATACTATCAACAGAAGATTATGATCCGCTGTTCCTTCTAGCAGTTCTTAATTCCTCCCTCATGTCATGGATATTCCCGAAGATCGCGAATAGCGTAGTGAGTGATAACTTCCCAAAACTTTCTGTTGTCGATTTAGAAAATATGCCAATCCCCGAATTAAATCGTGGTTCCTCAGCCAGTGAGAGAGATTTTGATACACATGCTCTTTTTAACGACAAAGGCAGCATTTCAGAGCATTCAAAAAAAGAACTCCACGAAATACTCTCCGAACTTGCTCGCAATCGTATAGATCAGTCTGAAAAGAAGAAGGTGCTCAACCTCTCCCTCCTCGACCACCTCGGCAATTACGAGGCGGGCCAGACCCTCGCAGACATCGGCCTGACCCAGCCCCCCAGAGACTCCGCGGATTCGATCCTCCAGCAGACCGCCGCGGAGCGGCCGAACCTCCGGGTGGGCAAGGCGACGGTCGAACGCGAGTCCGACACCACCGTCGAGATTCGACTGACGGCGCGGTACAAACCCGAGGATGAAGACGCCCACGAGACCGACCAGTGGGGCTACACCGAGACCGAGCCCCTGCCGGCACTCAGGATCACCGACCTGACCGAGACGGAGGCGGACCTCATCGCGGCGTTCGTGCCCGTGGCCGTCGACGAGGCCGGTGGGTTCGCGGACTTCCGGGAGACGGCCACGAAGACCAATTCGCTGGTGGATCGCCTGCGGAAATTGACGCTGCCGCGGGTGCGTGATGTCGAGGCCGGCCTGGAGAGCTACGTCGAGACGAAACGGCGGGCCGAGGACCTGGAGGCCAAGATCGAGCGGACGGACGACCTGATCGACGAAATTGTGTACGAGCTGTATGGGCTGACAGAGGAGGAGATCGCGATTGTGGAGGAGGCGGTCGGGGACTAG
- a CDS encoding extracellular solute-binding protein — translation MTDEKTRRRVLQAGGLTIAGLLAGCGEDSSDGDLDGLFSDGTQTTDRAEPFRPKQTETPIELETETPPETETPPETETTIETVEPIDDCGHDYPLEPTSSEGAFTLFHDRQESGTRLLEGTRLLFNQGDDHPTMSLERAGDSYFLNQLRTSIPAGEGPHLFQWNHDIAGEFVRSEFLSDQEGNLRVGECAFADVAWDACRYEGHTIGVPIAAECPALLYNKAILEEMGVEPPESFADWISIMEEYHDPYNGEYGLAHPVSAYFVSWAAQTFGEAIYDGDADELGITSDALIRGLNLILEDLKPYMPEDPSEQVQRSIFEGGNSPFLVNGPWAISGLEAAGLDVGVTPIPTPDGGVARPYSGVQLLYFARKMNDYTAGTQAARGFAEWYCTNVERLRGLATNTSMIPVKTGLGREQLPETTRGFAAQFETSYPMPQNPKMSAVWVPFEQGVLDAFNSGNDPAPLMANAAEEIRNSWV, via the coding sequence ATGACTGACGAGAAGACGCGGCGGCGGGTGTTGCAGGCGGGTGGCCTGACGATCGCTGGGCTCCTCGCGGGGTGTGGCGAGGACTCCTCGGATGGCGACCTCGACGGGCTGTTCTCGGACGGGACGCAGACGACCGACAGGGCCGAGCCGTTCAGGCCAAAGCAGACGGAGACGCCCATCGAACTCGAGACGGAGACGCCACCCGAGACGGAGACGCCACCCGAGACGGAGACAACGATAGAGACAGTCGAACCGATCGACGACTGCGGGCACGACTACCCACTCGAACCGACCAGCAGCGAGGGTGCGTTCACACTCTTTCACGACCGCCAGGAGAGCGGGACACGACTCCTCGAGGGGACCCGGCTACTGTTCAATCAGGGCGACGACCACCCGACGATGAGCCTCGAACGAGCGGGTGACAGTTATTTCCTCAACCAGCTCCGGACCAGCATTCCGGCCGGCGAGGGTCCACACCTCTTCCAGTGGAATCACGACATCGCTGGCGAGTTCGTCCGGAGCGAGTTCCTCTCGGATCAGGAGGGGAACCTCCGCGTCGGCGAGTGTGCATTCGCCGACGTGGCCTGGGACGCCTGCAGGTACGAGGGGCACACGATCGGCGTCCCGATCGCCGCGGAGTGCCCGGCGCTGCTCTACAACAAAGCGATCCTCGAGGAGATGGGCGTCGAGCCACCGGAGAGCTTCGCCGACTGGATCTCGATCATGGAAGAGTACCACGACCCCTACAACGGGGAGTACGGCCTCGCACACCCAGTCAGCGCCTACTTCGTCAGCTGGGCCGCCCAGACCTTCGGCGAGGCGATCTACGACGGCGACGCCGACGAACTCGGTATCACCTCGGATGCGCTGATTCGCGGTCTCAACCTCATTCTGGAGGATCTCAAACCCTACATGCCCGAGGACCCGTCCGAGCAAGTGCAGCGATCCATCTTCGAGGGCGGCAACTCGCCGTTCCTCGTCAACGGCCCCTGGGCGATCTCCGGTCTCGAAGCGGCCGGGCTGGACGTCGGCGTGACGCCGATCCCGACCCCTGACGGCGGCGTCGCCCGGCCCTACTCGGGCGTCCAGCTGCTCTATTTCGCCCGCAAAATGAACGACTACACTGCGGGGACCCAGGCGGCCCGCGGGTTCGCCGAGTGGTACTGCACCAACGTCGAGCGCCTCCGCGGCCTGGCCACGAACACCAGTATGATCCCGGTGAAGACCGGCCTCGGCCGCGAACAGTTGCCCGAGACGACGCGCGGCTTCGCCGCGCAGTTCGAGACCAGCTATCCGATGCCCCAGAACCCCAAGATGAGCGCTGTCTGGGTTCCGTTCGAACAGGGCGTGTTAGACGCGTTCAACAGCGGCAACGACCCCGCTCCGCTGATGGCAAACGCCGCCGAAGAGATTCGCAACTCCTGGGTGTAG
- a CDS encoding extracellular solute-binding protein: protein MVERPHRRQVLKAVGAAGIAGVFAGCEAPTSNPTTTVDRVPDCETSVVEPTVSGGSFTLVHGRQQEGAHLLEETKEVFQERYESTVRIERSPYSPVEHLRTVIPEGDGPHLFTHRHTIAGRFVEDGFLSEQGENLRVEECVYSDPAWDVVDYQGPEMDDPVTVGLPFAGECPALLYNRDILDELGVEPPETFAEWLSIMEEFHDPQQGQYGLAQPLNAYFASWAAHAYGGEIYDGEADELGITSDAVSRGLDILLDDLRPYIPSTHTDASPYTEEAQVAVFENATAPFLINGPWVEADLEAAEFEYGVQPIPTPPGATARPYSSVQVLFFADRMTTDSTAAAARQFAEWYTTSDDRIRELVTTTSFVPVKNGFTERDQLSTTARGFARQFETSDPVPQNPKMNDVWAPFETAVREAFETGADVGPLLEAAATEIRQTDRWQ from the coding sequence ATGGTCGAGAGGCCTCACAGACGGCAGGTTCTGAAAGCTGTGGGTGCAGCAGGGATCGCTGGCGTATTTGCGGGGTGTGAGGCACCGACGTCGAACCCGACGACGACGGTCGACCGAGTGCCGGACTGTGAGACGAGCGTCGTCGAGCCGACCGTCTCGGGCGGGAGTTTCACGCTGGTGCACGGGCGTCAGCAAGAGGGAGCTCACCTCCTCGAAGAGACCAAAGAAGTGTTCCAGGAACGCTACGAGTCGACAGTTCGGATCGAGCGGTCACCGTACTCGCCCGTCGAACATCTCCGAACCGTCATTCCGGAGGGTGACGGACCGCACCTGTTCACACACCGACACACCATCGCCGGCAGGTTCGTCGAAGACGGGTTCCTCTCGGAGCAGGGCGAGAACCTTCGTGTCGAGGAGTGCGTGTACAGCGACCCCGCCTGGGACGTCGTCGACTATCAGGGCCCGGAGATGGACGACCCCGTGACTGTCGGCCTGCCGTTCGCCGGGGAGTGTCCGGCGCTACTCTACAACCGGGACATCCTCGACGAGCTCGGCGTCGAACCCCCGGAGACGTTCGCGGAGTGGCTCTCGATCATGGAGGAGTTCCACGATCCCCAGCAGGGTCAGTACGGGCTGGCACAGCCACTCAACGCCTACTTCGCCAGCTGGGCCGCCCACGCCTACGGCGGCGAGATCTACGACGGCGAGGCAGACGAACTCGGGATCACGTCCGATGCAGTGAGTCGGGGACTCGACATCCTCCTCGACGACCTCAGACCCTACATTCCCAGCACCCACACCGACGCCTCTCCATATACAGAGGAAGCGCAGGTCGCCGTCTTCGAGAACGCCACCGCACCGTTCCTCATCAACGGCCCCTGGGTGGAGGCTGACCTGGAGGCGGCCGAGTTCGAGTACGGCGTGCAACCGATCCCGACGCCGCCGGGTGCAACAGCCCGCCCGTACTCGAGCGTACAGGTGCTGTTCTTCGCGGACAGGATGACCACCGACAGCACCGCGGCGGCCGCCCGGCAATTCGCAGAGTGGTACACCACCAGCGACGATCGGATCCGCGAACTGGTCACCACCACGTCGTTCGTCCCCGTCAAGAACGGATTCACAGAACGCGATCAACTCTCGACGACGGCGAGGGGGTTCGCCCGGCAGTTCGAGACGAGCGATCCGGTTCCACAGAACCCCAAGATGAACGACGTCTGGGCCCCGTTCGAAACCGCCGTCCGCGAAGCCTTCGAGACGGGTGCGGACGTCGGCCCGCTACTGGAGGCAGCAGCCACGGAGATTCGCCAGACCGACCGATGGCAGTGA
- a CDS encoding helix-turn-helix domain-containing protein, with the protein MSIIAEFSVTSPELTLVEATTSAPAVTLELTEQAATDPERPVLYFWANGDDLDTFETALEEDWTVTGVERYTDLDDRRLYRAQLSDEVEVVSYPVWVEAGGVQLSATCQNGVWRNRFRFPDRESFHEVREWSVENGLDFTLHSLYTETDNGHGPGETSLSPEQRETLVAAYEIGLYDIPQQSTAADLAGELGISQQAVSERLHRAYTTLVEEHVLEDE; encoded by the coding sequence ATGAGTATTATCGCGGAGTTCAGCGTGACGTCGCCAGAGCTCACGCTGGTCGAGGCGACGACGTCGGCCCCGGCGGTGACACTGGAGTTGACCGAGCAGGCCGCGACCGATCCGGAACGCCCCGTGCTCTACTTCTGGGCCAACGGTGACGATCTCGATACGTTCGAGACGGCACTCGAGGAGGACTGGACTGTCACCGGCGTCGAGCGCTATACCGATCTCGATGACAGACGGCTTTACCGCGCGCAGTTGAGCGACGAGGTCGAGGTCGTGAGCTATCCCGTGTGGGTCGAAGCCGGCGGCGTCCAGCTCAGCGCGACGTGCCAGAACGGCGTCTGGCGCAACCGCTTTCGCTTTCCCGATCGGGAATCCTTTCACGAAGTCCGCGAGTGGAGCGTCGAGAACGGTCTCGATTTCACGCTTCACAGCCTCTACACCGAAACCGACAACGGGCACGGGCCCGGGGAGACCAGCCTGAGCCCCGAACAGCGCGAGACGCTCGTGGCCGCCTACGAGATCGGCCTGTACGACATCCCCCAGCAGTCGACGGCGGCCGACCTCGCCGGGGAACTGGGAATCTCACAGCAGGCGGTCTCCGAACGCCTCCACCGGGCGTACACGACGCTCGTCGAGGAGCACGTGCTCGAGGACGAATAA
- the aspS gene encoding aspartate--tRNA(Asn) ligase — protein MDERTYTAEAEPGDDVTVKGWVHEIRDLGGIAFIIVRDTSGKIQVKFEKDEMDDDLVDTGLGVHRESVVGVTGRVEEEGRAPTGVEIVPESVEVIAEADPELPLDPSGKVDAELPTRLDNRTLDLRKPDVKAIFEIRAEVLRSVREAFREVGCTEINTPKIVATGTEGGTELFPITYFGREAFMNQSPQLFKQLMVGSGLERVFEIGPIFRAEEHNTPRHLNEATSIDFESAFFDHTQAMDVCEHVVKAAYEGVAENCQAQLEALDLEDEFEVPDGEFPRLSYEEAIEKVNATGELDEPLVFGDDLSTEAEHALGQAVGEHYFITDWPSEIKPFYIKDHDDQPELSTGFDMMHPSMELVSGGQREHRYDNLVEGFEQQGLDPEAFEYYTKMFRYGMPPHAGWGLGGERLVMTMLGLDNIREAVLFPRDRQRLSP, from the coding sequence ATGGACGAGCGAACCTACACGGCCGAGGCCGAGCCCGGCGACGACGTCACCGTCAAGGGCTGGGTCCACGAGATCCGCGATCTCGGCGGCATCGCCTTCATCATCGTACGCGACACCAGCGGCAAGATCCAGGTCAAATTCGAGAAAGACGAGATGGACGACGACCTCGTCGACACCGGACTCGGCGTCCATCGCGAGAGCGTCGTCGGCGTCACCGGCCGCGTCGAGGAAGAGGGCCGCGCACCCACGGGCGTCGAGATCGTCCCCGAGTCCGTCGAGGTCATCGCCGAGGCCGACCCCGAACTCCCGCTCGATCCCTCGGGGAAAGTCGACGCCGAGCTCCCGACGCGACTGGACAACCGGACGCTCGACCTCCGCAAGCCCGACGTCAAGGCGATCTTCGAGATCCGCGCGGAGGTCCTCCGCAGCGTCCGTGAGGCCTTCCGCGAGGTGGGCTGTACGGAGATCAACACCCCGAAGATCGTCGCCACCGGCACCGAGGGCGGGACCGAACTGTTCCCGATCACCTACTTCGGTCGCGAGGCGTTCATGAACCAGAGTCCGCAGCTGTTCAAGCAGCTGATGGTCGGCTCCGGCCTGGAGCGGGTCTTCGAGATCGGCCCGATCTTCCGCGCCGAGGAACACAACACCCCTCGCCATCTGAACGAGGCGACCTCCATCGACTTCGAGTCGGCCTTCTTCGACCACACCCAGGCGATGGACGTCTGCGAACACGTCGTCAAGGCCGCCTACGAGGGCGTCGCCGAGAACTGCCAGGCCCAGCTGGAGGCGCTGGATCTCGAAGACGAATTCGAGGTTCCGGACGGTGAGTTCCCGCGGCTGTCCTACGAGGAGGCCATCGAGAAGGTCAACGCCACGGGCGAACTCGACGAACCGCTCGTGTTCGGTGACGACCTCTCGACGGAAGCCGAGCACGCCCTTGGCCAGGCAGTCGGCGAGCACTACTTCATCACCGACTGGCCCAGCGAGATCAAACCCTTCTACATCAAGGATCACGACGACCAGCCCGAACTGTCGACGGGCTTCGACATGATGCACCCCTCGATGGAACTCGTCTCGGGCGGCCAGCGTGAACACCGCTACGACAACCTCGTCGAGGGCTTCGAACAGCAGGGGCTGGACCCCGAGGCGTTCGAGTACTACACCAAGATGTTCCGCTACGGCATGCCGCCCCACGCCGGCTGGGGCCTCGGTGGCGAGCGTCTCGTCATGACGATGCTCGGGCTCGACAACATCCGAGAAGCGGTGCTGTTCCCGAGGGACCGGCAACGGCTGAGCCCGTAG
- a CDS encoding dodecin, giving the protein MVFKKVTLIGRSSESFEDAVDDAVGRAEQTLQNIKWATVTNQAVELAAAEREYQAEVEVAFELEDGIGE; this is encoded by the coding sequence ATGGTCTTCAAGAAAGTCACACTCATCGGGCGGAGCAGCGAGAGCTTCGAAGATGCCGTCGACGATGCCGTCGGTCGAGCCGAACAGACACTCCAGAACATCAAGTGGGCGACAGTGACGAATCAGGCCGTCGAACTCGCGGCGGCCGAGCGCGAGTACCAGGCCGAGGTCGAAGTCGCGTTCGAACTAGAAGACGGTATCGGAGAATAA
- a CDS encoding universal stress protein, whose protein sequence is MYQNILVPTDGSEHAERGVEHGLTLAAEHGARLHVLFVVDETTYGTTPALSSYELFMDKIADQAEDVAEEIIEDATEQGIEATMTVLRGTPHREILHYAEDNDIDLIVMGKRGATGVEPPHVGSVTDRVLGSADVPVIPV, encoded by the coding sequence ATGTACCAGAACATTCTGGTTCCGACCGACGGCAGCGAGCACGCCGAACGGGGTGTCGAACACGGGCTCACACTCGCCGCGGAGCACGGCGCACGACTACACGTCCTGTTCGTGGTCGACGAGACGACCTACGGGACCACTCCAGCACTCAGCAGTTACGAGTTGTTCATGGACAAGATTGCCGACCAGGCCGAAGACGTCGCCGAGGAGATCATCGAGGACGCGACCGAGCAGGGGATCGAAGCGACGATGACAGTGCTTCGAGGCACCCCACACAGAGAGATTCTGCACTACGCCGAAGACAACGACATCGACCTGATCGTCATGGGCAAGCGGGGCGCGACTGGGGTCGAACCACCGCACGTCGGGTCGGTCACCGACCGAGTGCTCGGCTCGGCTGACGTGCCCGTCATTCCCGTGTGA
- a CDS encoding class I SAM-dependent methyltransferase encodes MRTLRDVMDWLASAEMPVYATLYDELAPLYAFERERMRNYPAIAEFVVREVPEDARTVAVGACGPGLVLEALAERFETTVGFDLSPRMLALARERTDAPVVAADLRTTTAPEAFDVFTILGGSIAHLPVTDAGDTVPAVLESAYEGLRPGGTLLLDFMERGALESGHVASHTFDSDRFRVERTVVTTGEPEGQTGLGATGRYSFAYEITDSEREETARVGTTTPVREFSSGALLGAVLNAGFSEARLVTPPTHGAGIVARKHE; translated from the coding sequence ATGCGTACCCTCCGGGACGTGATGGACTGGCTCGCCAGCGCGGAGATGCCAGTCTACGCGACCCTCTACGACGAACTCGCGCCACTGTACGCCTTCGAGCGCGAGCGGATGCGCAACTATCCGGCCATCGCCGAGTTCGTCGTCCGCGAAGTTCCCGAGGACGCACGGACTGTGGCCGTGGGGGCCTGCGGCCCGGGACTGGTCCTCGAAGCGCTGGCCGAGCGGTTCGAGACGACCGTGGGATTCGACCTGAGCCCGCGGATGCTCGCGCTCGCTCGCGAACGGACCGACGCGCCGGTCGTGGCCGCGGACCTCCGAACTACCACCGCGCCTGAGGCCTTCGACGTATTCACGATCTTAGGCGGGTCGATCGCTCACCTGCCCGTGACCGACGCGGGCGACACAGTTCCGGCAGTACTCGAAAGCGCCTACGAGGGTCTCCGGCCGGGCGGGACCCTGCTACTCGATTTCATGGAGCGAGGCGCGCTGGAGAGCGGCCACGTCGCGAGCCATACCTTCGACTCCGACCGATTTCGGGTCGAGCGGACGGTCGTCACGACTGGCGAACCCGAGGGTCAGACTGGGCTGGGCGCGACCGGTCGGTACAGCTTCGCCTACGAGATCACCGACAGCGAACGCGAAGAGACGGCCCGGGTCGGGACGACCACGCCAGTCCGGGAGTTCAGCTCCGGTGCATTGCTCGGGGCGGTGTTGAACGCCGGCTTCAGTGAGGCGCGACTCGTGACGCCGCCGACTCACGGCGCGGGGATCGTGGCGCGAAAGCACGAGTGA